One Primulina eburnea isolate SZY01 chromosome 4, ASM2296580v1, whole genome shotgun sequence genomic window, AGTGGGCGTGTTACCAGCGGGGAAGCGTGCGGTTGGCTGCCGCTGGATATTTACAATCAAGTATAATTCCGACGGTTCAATAGAGCGCTTCAAGGCTCGGTTAGTTGCCAAAGGTTATACCCAAACTTATGGGGTGGATTACGAGGAGACCTTTGCCCCAGTGGCTAAACTTAATACTGTCCGTGTTCTACTCTCACTTGCCGTTAACCTTGATTGGCCCCTTTATCAGCTTGATGTCAAGAATGCTTTCCTAAATGGTGAGCTTGAAGAAGAAGTTTACATGAAGCTCCCTCCGGGCTTCCTTGCAGACTCTCCTCCGGGTCATGTTTGTCGCCTTCGTAAGGCTATTTATGGCCTTAAGCAGTCTCCCCGGGCTTGGTTCGGGAAGTTTACATCCGTCATCACTAACCACGGTTATTCTCAGGCTCAATCAGACCACACTCTGTTTTTTAAGCACTCTTCTCAGGGTCTTGTTTCGATTTTGATTGTGTATGTCGATGATATTGTTCTTACCGGCAGTGATCTTCCGGAGTTAGCAAGGCTTAAAGGAATTCTTAGTTCTACCTTTgttatgaaggacttgggacccCTACGTTATTTTTTGGGGATGGAGGTCGCGCGCTCATCTGAAGGGATTGCTCTGTCCCAAACCAAGTATGTTCTCGACTTACTTCGTGACACAGGTCTCTTACATTGCAAACCTGTTACTGTTCCAATGGATCCTAATGAGAAATTGTGCGACGTTCCTAACGCTGTTCCCGTTGACAAGTCTCGGTACCAACATTTGGTAGGCCGCCTCATTTACCTTGCACATACTCGCCCCGATATTGCTCACGCCGTGAATGTAGTCAGTCAATTCATGCATGACCCTTATGCCCACCATCCTCAGGCTGTTTTTCGCATTCTCCATTACCTTAAGGGTACTCCGGGTTCGGGCCTCCTTTTTCGCAAGAATTCCTCTCGGAACGTGTCGGCCTATACTGATGCGGACTGGGCAGGTTCGGTTCATGATCGCCGCTCCACGTCGGGTTACTGCACTTTTGTTTGGGGAAATTTGGTCACCTGGAAGAGCAAGAAACAATCTGTTGTTGCCCGAAGTAGCGCGGAGGCAGAATATCGAGCTATGGCTAACGGTGTGTGTGAACTATTGTGGCTACAGATTCTACTTCGGGAACTGCATATGTCCTTCACTACTCCTCTGCGGTTATTATGTGATAATAAGGCTGCTATCAGCATTGCTCATAATCCCGTTCAACATGACCGAACTAAACATATCGAGATTGACCGTCATTTTATCAAAGAAAAGATTGACACCGGGGAAATTTGCATTCCGTACGTCCCGTCCGATGGTCAACTTGCTGACATTCTTACGAAGAATCTTCATCGACCTCAGTTTGACTCTTTTAAATCCAAGTTGCGCATGATCGACATCTATGCATCAACTTGAGGGGGAGTGTTAGAATTactataattactattatttccTAGTCAGATttgtatttatgattttatttatttattctataATAGGAAAATGTGCTAAATCCGGAATTATTTATTGACAAATGATTCCGGATTCTAAGCTTAATAGAAatagaatattttattttaataggaGATTTTAtagaatattttaatttaataggAGATTTTatagaatattttattttaataggaGATTTGGTAATTCTTGTATAAATACCAAGTGTaaggaataaaataatttattcagCCAAATTCACAAACTTCACACACTCTTACCAGGCCAACGAAGAATCGAACTGCAACTTTTCCAGACCGGACTGCAGGATACTGCATCCATGTTCTCCGAACTGCCATTCTACGCCTCAAATTGTTGGGAGTAGACAAAACTCCAATAAAGAGATTTAGTTCAGTTTGTGGAGGTAATGTAACCGGTTTAAGTGCATTCATGTCAGTTGTATGTTCCAAAAAATCTAATGTTGGCAAACCAGAGGCAACCATAGAAATCACATTCACATACCCGGAGATCCTTATTTTTCCAACAAGCCATGGCTCCAAAGCCTGCATGCACAATGGATACAGGTGAATCATACATCAGCAAATTAGAAAATATCGTGTCCAAGGGCCAAAGGAGGTTAGAGAGATTACTTCATGGAAAGCAAATGAAGTCACGTGATTTCCATCTACCATCATATGAATTCCCTCTGAACCAATTCTGACTGTAGCAACAAACAAATCGTTTTGTTTGAAAGGGAAATGTTTTCTTGGTTCCCCGTCATAAACCATAGAAATATTTGTCGATCCATTGTTTTGGTTAGTTCTGATGGTGTGGTTATAATCATTGCCCCACAACTTGTCGCACCGGTCTAACTCATCCACTATTATTATAGTGAAAGCAGTATCACCCACCACATGCAACAAAAGATTTCAGTTTAGGAGGATCAAATAGGGGGCAGAGTAAGTATAATATAGTTGAAGAACATGTTATATGAAGCCAAATGTACCTTTTGTTAGATTTTCTTGAATTGCAGATGGGCAGTGCTCCTCTTCACCCCAGCCATGTGCAACAATCCACGTGTTTTGACTAATCACAAGATCCTCAGATATATTATCTCTGTGAAAGGTCACATTATATTGCAGAATAATGGGAGGATCTGGTTCCCCTGGAAGCTGTTCaccaatcaactcaacttgAAAATTACCAGAAGGGATGCTTATAAAAGTGATTGAAGAACCTTGAGTCAAACCACAAGGAATGTGCAGTTTAAAGCCATTTTCGTGAACTTCTGAAGCAGTCATGCTACTCAAAAAACGAGGACACTGCTTCACTTTCCAGACTTTCTCAGGTAAACTTCCATTATTCTCACGTTTTTCGTTTTCAACAGATATCATAAGCTTTTTCCATGCAATAACACCAGCCTTAACTGCTTCACTTGCTTTAGGTAAGAGCTGATCATGCACAGTGAAACGTGTGAAACGCCTCCATGCTTGCAAGGAACTTTGTTCTTCGTTTGACAGGATGCTTTGAGCAAAGATTAAATCTGACGATATAGCTTCATCAGGAATCCCTTGAGAAGTGTTTTCCGGATTAAAACGAGCAGGTGAAGGACCAGGGATTTCCCAGTCGAGAGGATACGTCGTGTTGAAGTTTGGAGGAACATGAAAAAAGCCCTTCTTGATGGGATTTTTCACCACAAAACATCCAATAACAAATAACAGCAACAAGAATAGGTTTAAAGTACCACTCCTCCATGTCTTCATCTCTGTTTTCTAATGGCATTCATCAATGTATCATATCAATCCAAGAATGTCCCACCTAAAACTAATTGTTAAAACATGTAGAGACTGGAGGAACAAAATCAGTTTGTTATTGAAGTGATCTCTCTAATATGTCGTTGCAGATACAATGCTATATATACTCTCCGCAAACTATCTATGTAAGCGTGAATCACAAAGACACTAGTTAATAGAAAACACGAAACGCGGCTTATGTTATGCTATACAACCAACACTAATCAGCCAATTTCTTCTCTTCTCAACAGCGTTTCTTTCACCTGTATATACATCTTCTATTGGTAAATGTTACACAATTTTGAGACGTGAAATTCGCGGTAAAATTTAACAAGTTGTTTGAATGGGGAAACCATCTTTACAAATTCCATCTGGATATTTACTTCGATTGGTTAAGGACacattttagaatttttaaagACTTCGTCATCTTTATCAAACAATTCAGAGATTCGAGCAATAATGAATACTTTTCTCCCTTTCTATTATTGAAACATCAATACTTATACATGtcaacagaaaaaaaaaatgagagaGACGACCTCTTCCACTTCCTTCGTCAATCGTCAATGCACATGGTTTTACCACAAAATTTGAGATGCAACAGAAAACTTAAATCATCAACACAATGCAAACAACCAAAGCTACGTtaaaaataaattcttttaaaatttaatggaatcttttttaaaaaaatatttacaacaccattttattttaatgcatcAAGAAGAATAATTTTACTTCGCAGTAGcagatataatatattttttcccCAAAAAACCCACGATTTGTTTTCGCAGAATCTCTAAGAACTTACACAATCTAAATCTAAActtgatcttcaaaatccaaaaAACTCAGGGCTATGAACTCAGTCAAGAAACATCAACACATAAATGATTAGCTTTTCTGCAAGCAATCAACTCAGAATATTCACATCTAACTCGAGAAACATGAACACATAAACAAATCATGCGAATACTTTGCACAGGCAAGCAAGAGCGACTGAAGTCTGAAGAAATTTTAGTACATTGTACTGATTATTACacttcaaaaagaagaaaaacagaATATCAGACCTTTGTGATTAAATCTATACCAAAAAATGTATTATACATGGTGTTTAACATAAATAGTCTATAATATGAAATGTAGGCGTACCTTTTAAGTTCAAAACTTTGAGAAATTGGTTTCGAGATTTAATGGAAGAAATATGAAATATGTGAAACGTTAGCATGTGAGTATTTTTGCTTTATGTCGTCTTTACTAATTGGCGCTGTCGGTGGCActgatttatttgtattttctTTTCTCCTTGATATATATAAACTATTTTGATACAAACTGGTGAAAAATGACTACAACTATTTTACATGATTCAGCTAAAAAGTAGAATATTTAACTGAATTCACTTAAatatacattttattttcaaattatttaactgaataaaataaaaaaaaatttatgtttatttttatatcactatttattttttgaattttgtaaccatgttacttttgctttaataaagcatttactatttttatttaGAGATGGAATCCGGGGTTTGATATCCGGCActtctatctatatataggTTACTTCTGTGTTCTTAGGAGGACACGGtcgagtttgctcccctctcTACTCTCTCTTGTATACAACCCTTCTGAAGTTAATAAAAGCTTGAAGTTCTGCTTACAACCTTGTaagtttattgtttttattttttgtttttacttttgtttttaatttaaatatttcagtgattagcctgaatgacaggctaaagtattcgtgctaaattattttctttactatgacatgatctatatttatttgtaacttggaatcagattgatataataaaagatttatttaaatttctggaatctaatgtaatataagagtctttggttagaacataaggtaagaagatgaaccaggaaatggttaacacaaggttcgagtttatccgggaaaagtaaattcatgttgtagcccttcagcctgcttagccgagaaatggcgtttaaggcgtttatgggtgatttttatgaatttatgattctttgggccctcgataaatcctctgttgtttaatttctttgatatatctttcgtaaatccttttatgtttcgtaaaattccaaataagaatcttatattcattattattctggagtttaaatttctccttttcttagctcaatttgagttgaagatggtatataggctggaaaccaataacctccatgtgtgcgaaagccactaaggaaaagtttggtaaaacaatgccacgtatcagattcctctttgattccaagccccagatggtatcagagccatggaaatagtctggttaataatttagcactttttattcaaatgaatatGTTCAGTATGAAAGAAATTGTTCATAacagtttaaatgaagaatatgatttacctgaaaatttagatttattgaataaatggactattcctaagatagaatctaaaatgatctataagttaggaacttttgaaagaattggttttaaacaagtagttaaaactacagaatcATCTGTACCTCTTCATAATAATGAAATGGTAATAAGATTGTTAAACAATAAAGATATTATGccttatatgaaaaattataaatttattcatataggattaattcaaattgcttttagacctttaacattagaaggtttaccagaaagcttcatagcagctttaagagatggaagaaatttgaattggaaacaatccctaatgggaataattcaatctagtctggcacatggtccagtatattttgatgtttatccaaatttatctttatctttgtTTGATCCAAATATATTAGATgctttaacattaaatgttaaaactcatggttataattatactcctggaacagaagttatatgtatctgttatcgtatttattataaaccattatttacactgaatcctatgtgtaaaagaatagataaaaaattaaatgaaactattctaatagaaactaattttaatatatctaatattacaactcgtagatctataaaatgggaagaaatagaatttccagaaaactggataattgaacaagctgttcctagaaatcctataataaatagagaTTTAGAACAAGTCATACAAACTAATGAAGGatctgttcaaatacagtttaataatgaacaaagaagattattaccctcttctgtttatgctagatcaagatctagtcattcatttatttctcctctagattatatggtagatataccacaaacttctagagcttctacttctcaagttagagaagaattagaatctaccaatacagtagatgatttaattataaatcagaataatattgttcataaaagtaactttcaaaaagttaaagaaactgatacagtttcagaaatgaattttagtatttaatggatagtaaatcaaagattgattttactaaaggatcttctgctagagctaagatcaatgcagaattttatttacccaaatgggaatctttcagaaattggtactttaaaagtttttctgaagaagagtttgaatatattgtttcaacattttataaatattgtgaaaaccagaataaacttatacattttgttccttggttttttaaaacatttattatagattatatttctattcttgaaagaaattataaactttcttcaggacagattcaaaaatctgtttatcctcctcaacaatcttttataatagaaaagaataataaaattttaaattttactgctttttcaaaattatttgagaatgatatgttacaaattactgtcaaacatattaatcagataattgaaaaacagaattatacaaatttatatctcACGATTATAGGAGAAGAGATTAATTCTCTTAAGGATcgtattgataaaattattttagctattaataaaattaaaccagatgttcatatagaagaaccagaaaataatattgtttctgttgctaCCTCATCCATTCAATCCCCACCTGATAtaaaggattttaaatttaaatcttctgtttctgatatagaaaaattattagaagaaaaatttagaaatcttaatttaaatactcttaatgaagagtttgaagaattagataagattaataatcattctgaaaatgaaattaataaaattaaatgggctgatagacctactacatccaaatattactataataaacctactcccatggatgttctcattgaagaaaatgaatatatttattctaaTAATTATAATGGGAAAAACatttatgaatggaatattgatggttatagtgataggcaaatttataatactgctcacagaATGCTAATGTATAGTACTGTGTGTAAATCATCAGGTAATACTGATAAGAATATTGCTAAATGATAACagcaggatttactggccaacttaaaggttggtgagataattatttacattattctcaaaaagatgaaatctttaattccataaaaatagaaaataatattcaatcagaaaatGTAGTATATACATTAATACTAACTATGATTGAACATTTCACAggaaaattcactgataatagtgaacaaattagaactttattaagtaatctaaaatgtaaaacacttactgattttagatggtataaagatactttcttatctcgtatttatgagattccagattgtaataatagtctttggaaagctaaattcatagatggcttacctttcttatttgctgaaaggGTTAGAAAAGTATTAAGAAAAGATGATATAAATATCTCTTATGATAGTTATA contains:
- the LOC140830621 gene encoding beta-1,3-galactosyltransferase GALT1-like translates to MLTFHIFHISSIKSRNQFLKVLNLKEMKTWRSGTLNLFLLLLFVIGCFVVKNPIKKGFFHVPPNFNTTYPLDWEIPGPSPARFNPENTSQGIPDEAISSDLIFAQSILSNEEQSSLQAWRRFTRFTVHDQLLPKASEAVKAGVIAWKKLMISVENEKRENNGSLPEKVWKVKQCPRFLSSMTASEVHENGFKLHIPCGLTQGSSITFISIPSGNFQVELIGEQLPGEPDPPIILQYNVTFHRDNISEDLVISQNTWIVAHGWGEEEHCPSAIQENLTKVDELDRCDKLWGNDYNHTIRTNQNNGSTNISMVYDGEPRKHFPFKQNDLFVATVRIGSEGIHMMVDGNHVTSFAFHEALEPWLVGKIRISGYVNVISMVASGLPTLDFLEHTTDMNALKPVTLPPQTELNLFIGVLSTPNNLRRRMAVRRTWMQYPAVRSGKVAVRFFVGLNKNHTVNKELWDEAQTFEDIQLMPFVDNYSLITWKTIAICIYGTDVVSAKFIMKTDDDSFVRVDEVLNSLDRINVTHGLLYGLIYSNLEPHREPASKWYTTLEEWPDDKYPPWASGPGYVVSKDIAEAVSKKHREGQLKMFKLEDVAMGIWILDMKNKGLQVRYEKDDRIFYECKDGYVVAHRQSPGELLCLWKKIQEKNLAICCSN